One Mesotoga infera genomic window carries:
- the secD gene encoding protein translocase subunit SecD has translation QISDGNAVIEGLNTIEEAREVSILVGSGNLPVDLASFNKRVLSPTLGRDIINSSLWAGVAGIVIIMIYMVIFYKKMGLVADLALLYNAILLFGMISLTGSILTLPGIAGIVLTIGMTVDGNVLIFERIKEELRLGKTPENAIDSAFSKVVWTIFDANLTTILAGLVLYYFGTGTVKGFAITLIIGVIGAMFTNIVVSRTVLTGMSGSLKPHRYVEVEPEGRDAR, from the coding sequence CAGATTTCTGATGGGAACGCAGTGATTGAAGGACTGAACACGATTGAAGAGGCTAGAGAAGTCTCGATTTTGGTCGGAAGCGGAAATCTTCCTGTTGATCTTGCGTCCTTCAACAAGAGGGTTCTCTCTCCCACGCTTGGAAGAGATATAATCAACTCAAGTCTTTGGGCCGGAGTGGCCGGAATAGTTATAATTATGATCTACATGGTTATCTTCTACAAGAAAATGGGTCTTGTAGCCGATCTGGCTCTTCTGTACAACGCGATTCTTCTCTTTGGAATGATATCTTTGACCGGTTCGATCCTCACCTTGCCGGGTATAGCGGGTATTGTTCTTACGATTGGAATGACTGTTGATGGAAACGTACTTATTTTCGAGAGGATAAAAGAAGAACTAAGGTTGGGCAAAACACCGGAAAACGCGATAGACTCTGCTTTCTCTAAAGTCGTGTGGACCATTTTCGATGCCAACCTGACCACGATACTTGCAGGGCTCGTTCTATATTACTTCGGAACGGGGACAGTCAAGGGGTTCGCCATTACATTGATAATTGGTGTCATAGGCGCTATGTTCACCAACATCGTTGTGTCGAGAACAGTCTTGACTGGAATGTCGGGAAGCTTGAAGCCTCATCGCTATGTCGAAGTTGAACCGGAAGGGAGAGATGCGAGATGA